The Ooceraea biroi isolate clonal line C1 chromosome 11, Obir_v5.4, whole genome shotgun sequence genome includes a region encoding these proteins:
- the LOC105275257 gene encoding ATP-binding cassette sub-family F member 3 isoform X1, which translates to MATCDEYIRSQFPMIDDDLYQYVKGILDSSKDDFEDGDEVYEAIGQVLHEVADKSENEVRQICVRLLEMLKGTSNDDDIDKRKNGVNKVLNAPVHLGALAATLEAQVEQIKSIWVTTRDDAMKVDAKKLEKAEAKLQQKQEKRIVNEQGSASRVNTANNTAESTASASQVMSKKDSRMETKSGGNKTQDIRIENFDVAYGDRVLLHGADLTLVFGRRYGLIGRNGLGKTTLLRMISSNQLRIPSHVRVLHVEQEVDGDDTSALESVLECDQERSTLLSQEAKLQAAIEKDGSKTNDALGEELTRVYEAMQLAEVDKAPARASAILSGLGFSVERQSWPTKAFSGGWRMRLALARALFSTPDLLLLDEPTNMLDIKAIFWLEKYLQTWPKTLLVVSHDRKFLDTVPTDILYLRGQKIEPYRGNYEQFVKTKGEREKNQQREYEAQQAKRAHVQEFIDKFRYNANRAPSVQSRIKMLEKLPDLKPVEKESEVTLKFPDVEPLSPPILQLDEVSFSYNGGADVVFSNVNLTANLQSRICIVGENGTGKTTLLKIITGALSPTRGTVHVHRNLKFGYFSQHHVDQLDMRVCPVELLQSHFPGKPIEEYRRMLGSFGISGNLSLQSINSLSGGQKSRVAFALMCAAMPNFLVLDEPTNHLDIESIEALGKALKNCQAGVILVSHDERLIRMVCTELWVCGEGSVRCIEEGFDEYRRIIERELEL; encoded by the exons ATGGCGACTTGTGACGAGTACATCCGTAGCCAATTCCCAATGATAGATGATGATCTATATCAATACGTGAAAG GTATCCTGGATAGTTCAAAAGATGATTTCGAGGACGGCGACGAGGTATACGAAGCGATTGGGCAAGTACTGCACGAGGTGGCGGACAAATCTGAAAACGAGGTTAG GCAAATATGTGTGAGATTACTGGAGATGTTGAAAGGTACTTCAAATGACGATGACATAGATAAGAGGAAAAACGGTGTCAATAAAGTATTAAATGCTCCAGTACATTTGGGTGCTCTGGCTGCCACTCTCGAGGCACAAGTCGAACAGATTAAGAGTATATGGGTCACTACTAGAGATGACGCAATG aaAGTAGATGCtaagaaattagaaaaagcCGAGGCCAAATTGCAACAGAAGCAAGAAAAACGTATTGTAAATGAACAGGGATCAGCATCCCGTGTAAACACTGCCAATAACACGGCTGAAAGCACCGCTAGTGCCAGTCAAGTGATGAGTAAAAAGGATAGCCGTATGGAGACTAAAAGCGGAGGAAACAAAACCCAGGATATTAGAATAGAAAACTTCGACGTCGCTTACGGTGATAGAGTACTGTTGCACGGTGCTGACTTGACGCTCGTCTTCGGCAGGCGGTACGGTTTGATAGGAAGGAATGGACTCGGCAAGACCACCTTACTTCGTATGATATCCag CAACCAGCTGAGAATACCATCGCACGTGCGCGTATTACACGTTGAGCAAGAGGTTGATGGTGATGATACATCCGCACTCGAATCAGTTTTGGAATGTGATCAAGAACGGAGTACGTTACTCAGTCAGGAAGCAAAATTACAAGCGGCGATCGAGAAGGATGGTTCCAAGACAAACGACGCGCTAGGTGAGGAATTGACTCGAGTGTACGAGGCGATGCAGCTAGCCGAAGTCGACAAAGCACCGGCCAGAGCGAGCGCGATTTTATCAGGACTCGGGTTCTCGGTAGAACGGCAATCCTGGCCGACTAAAGCGTTCTCCGGTGGTTGGCGAATGAGACTCGCTCTCGCGAGAGCACTGTTCTCCACACCAGATTTGTTGTTGCTCGACGAACCGACGAACATGCTGGACATCAAGGCGATATTCTGGTTGGAGAAGTATCTACAAACGTGGCCAAAAACGTTACTTGTAGTTTCACACGATCGAAAATTCTTAGACACG GTACCCACGGATATTTTATACTTACGTGGACAGAAAATAGAGCCGTATCGTGGCAATTACGAGCAATTTGTGAAAACAAAAGGGGAacgcgagaaaaatcaacAACGAGAATACGAGGCTCAACAGGCAAAGAGAGCGCACGTACAGGAATTTATCGACAAGTTCCGGTACAACGCGAATCGCGCGCCCAGTGTACAAAGCAGGATAAAGATGTTGGAGAAACT ACCTGATTTGAAACCAGTAGAAAAGGAAAGCGAAGTAACTCTCAAATTTCCTGATGTCGAGCCGCTGAGCCCACCAATATTGCAACTCGATGAGGTTTCCTTCAGTTACAACGGAGGTGCTGACGTGGTGTTTAGCAACGTCAATCTTACTGCCAATCTGCAATCGCGCATTTGTATCGTTGGAGAGAACGGGACAGGCAAGACAACTCTGCTGAAGATTATCACGGGTGCACTGAGTCCGACGCGAGGCACGGTGCATGTGCACCGCAATCTCAAATTCGGATACTTTAGTCAGCATCACGTCGATCAATTAGATATGCGTGTCTGCCCCGTCGAATTGTTACAAAGCCATTTTCCCG GCAAACCGATCGAGGAGTACAGGCGTATGCTCGGAAGTTTCGGGATAAGCGGCAATCTATCTTTGCAAAGTATAAACTCTCTTTCTGGAGGACAAAAATCTAGGGTAGCATTCGCCTTAATGTGCGCCGCGATGCCCAACTTTTTAGTGCTTGATGAACCCACTAATCATCTCGATATCGAATCGATCGAAGCGTTGGGTAAAGCTCTCAAAAACTGCCAA GCTGGTGTAATACTGGTGTCACATGACGAACGTTTAATCCGAATGGTTTGTACAGAATTGTGGGTTTGCGGAGAAGGCTCCGTTCGTTGTATCGAAGAAGGCTTTGATGAATATCGTAGGATCATCGAAAGAGAGcttgaattataa
- the LOC105275257 gene encoding ATP-binding cassette sub-family F member 3 isoform X2 → MISRTATRYTKRLGKYCTRWRTNLKTRQICVRLLEMLKGTSNDDDIDKRKNGVNKVLNAPVHLGALAATLEAQVEQIKSIWVTTRDDAMKVDAKKLEKAEAKLQQKQEKRIVNEQGSASRVNTANNTAESTASASQVMSKKDSRMETKSGGNKTQDIRIENFDVAYGDRVLLHGADLTLVFGRRYGLIGRNGLGKTTLLRMISSNQLRIPSHVRVLHVEQEVDGDDTSALESVLECDQERSTLLSQEAKLQAAIEKDGSKTNDALGEELTRVYEAMQLAEVDKAPARASAILSGLGFSVERQSWPTKAFSGGWRMRLALARALFSTPDLLLLDEPTNMLDIKAIFWLEKYLQTWPKTLLVVSHDRKFLDTVPTDILYLRGQKIEPYRGNYEQFVKTKGEREKNQQREYEAQQAKRAHVQEFIDKFRYNANRAPSVQSRIKMLEKLPDLKPVEKESEVTLKFPDVEPLSPPILQLDEVSFSYNGGADVVFSNVNLTANLQSRICIVGENGTGKTTLLKIITGALSPTRGTVHVHRNLKFGYFSQHHVDQLDMRVCPVELLQSHFPGKPIEEYRRMLGSFGISGNLSLQSINSLSGGQKSRVAFALMCAAMPNFLVLDEPTNHLDIESIEALGKALKNCQAGVILVSHDERLIRMVCTELWVCGEGSVRCIEEGFDEYRRIIERELEL, encoded by the exons ATGATTTCGAGGACGGCGACGAGGTATACGAAGCGATTGGGCAAGTACTGCACGAGGTGGCGGACAAATCTGAAAACGAG GCAAATATGTGTGAGATTACTGGAGATGTTGAAAGGTACTTCAAATGACGATGACATAGATAAGAGGAAAAACGGTGTCAATAAAGTATTAAATGCTCCAGTACATTTGGGTGCTCTGGCTGCCACTCTCGAGGCACAAGTCGAACAGATTAAGAGTATATGGGTCACTACTAGAGATGACGCAATG aaAGTAGATGCtaagaaattagaaaaagcCGAGGCCAAATTGCAACAGAAGCAAGAAAAACGTATTGTAAATGAACAGGGATCAGCATCCCGTGTAAACACTGCCAATAACACGGCTGAAAGCACCGCTAGTGCCAGTCAAGTGATGAGTAAAAAGGATAGCCGTATGGAGACTAAAAGCGGAGGAAACAAAACCCAGGATATTAGAATAGAAAACTTCGACGTCGCTTACGGTGATAGAGTACTGTTGCACGGTGCTGACTTGACGCTCGTCTTCGGCAGGCGGTACGGTTTGATAGGAAGGAATGGACTCGGCAAGACCACCTTACTTCGTATGATATCCag CAACCAGCTGAGAATACCATCGCACGTGCGCGTATTACACGTTGAGCAAGAGGTTGATGGTGATGATACATCCGCACTCGAATCAGTTTTGGAATGTGATCAAGAACGGAGTACGTTACTCAGTCAGGAAGCAAAATTACAAGCGGCGATCGAGAAGGATGGTTCCAAGACAAACGACGCGCTAGGTGAGGAATTGACTCGAGTGTACGAGGCGATGCAGCTAGCCGAAGTCGACAAAGCACCGGCCAGAGCGAGCGCGATTTTATCAGGACTCGGGTTCTCGGTAGAACGGCAATCCTGGCCGACTAAAGCGTTCTCCGGTGGTTGGCGAATGAGACTCGCTCTCGCGAGAGCACTGTTCTCCACACCAGATTTGTTGTTGCTCGACGAACCGACGAACATGCTGGACATCAAGGCGATATTCTGGTTGGAGAAGTATCTACAAACGTGGCCAAAAACGTTACTTGTAGTTTCACACGATCGAAAATTCTTAGACACG GTACCCACGGATATTTTATACTTACGTGGACAGAAAATAGAGCCGTATCGTGGCAATTACGAGCAATTTGTGAAAACAAAAGGGGAacgcgagaaaaatcaacAACGAGAATACGAGGCTCAACAGGCAAAGAGAGCGCACGTACAGGAATTTATCGACAAGTTCCGGTACAACGCGAATCGCGCGCCCAGTGTACAAAGCAGGATAAAGATGTTGGAGAAACT ACCTGATTTGAAACCAGTAGAAAAGGAAAGCGAAGTAACTCTCAAATTTCCTGATGTCGAGCCGCTGAGCCCACCAATATTGCAACTCGATGAGGTTTCCTTCAGTTACAACGGAGGTGCTGACGTGGTGTTTAGCAACGTCAATCTTACTGCCAATCTGCAATCGCGCATTTGTATCGTTGGAGAGAACGGGACAGGCAAGACAACTCTGCTGAAGATTATCACGGGTGCACTGAGTCCGACGCGAGGCACGGTGCATGTGCACCGCAATCTCAAATTCGGATACTTTAGTCAGCATCACGTCGATCAATTAGATATGCGTGTCTGCCCCGTCGAATTGTTACAAAGCCATTTTCCCG GCAAACCGATCGAGGAGTACAGGCGTATGCTCGGAAGTTTCGGGATAAGCGGCAATCTATCTTTGCAAAGTATAAACTCTCTTTCTGGAGGACAAAAATCTAGGGTAGCATTCGCCTTAATGTGCGCCGCGATGCCCAACTTTTTAGTGCTTGATGAACCCACTAATCATCTCGATATCGAATCGATCGAAGCGTTGGGTAAAGCTCTCAAAAACTGCCAA GCTGGTGTAATACTGGTGTCACATGACGAACGTTTAATCCGAATGGTTTGTACAGAATTGTGGGTTTGCGGAGAAGGCTCCGTTCGTTGTATCGAAGAAGGCTTTGATGAATATCGTAGGATCATCGAAAGAGAGcttgaattataa
- the LOC105275258 gene encoding WAS/WASL-interacting protein family member 1 isoform X1, with amino-acid sequence MTHLDGAIHNRKSRIIRMSVPPPPPPPQATTSGPPAGDDRNLLLQSIRAGKTLRKTVTVDKSTPAIPGRVKAESASPLLSTNFRSNNSSVAGSSSSNGGPVPLGGLFAGGMPKLKPTGLRGNMTEKEGQSVNNSSFLHLSPGSSSHSTKRGPPPVPPPAAQKPHMYSQGQSTTDSTGSNPDATLPRGVAKSAIVPKPVPSPSLQKPSLPPKKLNLTSSASVARAQSMRLPRSSPMLAPTPSFLHQSQDCLNETTTMPQPARTTNRVLRPPVTRPPSPPTSRATNTMPTTRLPSPPTPRTSSTFATRAPSPPVSRMGYTAPMPVMRAAPPPPSRVAVSAPCIPPPPPPLPHRPTLTHQRLAPPPPPPPTPPTRSLSVRNGSQATSSSVDLEMRFTEMFHPISSFPPPEPFRGFVKVYSSRNAAKQQAPAPPLQPSSTPNTVHSLNTSSGNKQWQHNATSLAY; translated from the exons ATGACACATCTCGATGGAGCGATCCACAATCGTAAATC GAGGATAATAAGAATGTCTGTGCCACCTCCACCACCACCTCCGCAGGCTACTACTTCAGGCCCACCAGCGGGGGATGACAGAAATTTACTGCTGCAGTCTATAAGAGCGGGCAAAACTCTAAGAAAGACAGTTACCGTAGACAAAAGCACACCCGCTATCCCTG GGAGAGTGAAAGCTGAATCTGCGAGCCCTTTGTTAAGTACCAATTTTAGAAGTAATAATTCCAGTGTGGCAGGTAGCAGCTCCAGTAATGGAGGACCTGTACCATTGGGTGGTTTATTCGCGGGTGGTATGCCGAAATTGAAACCCACAGGGTTAAGAGGAAACATGACCGAAAAGGAGGGACAAAGTGTAAATAATTCTAGTTTTCTTCACTTGTCACCTGGATCGTCATCTCACAGTACAAAACGTGGTCCACCTCCGGTACCTCCACCAGCAGCGCAAAAACCGCACATGTATAGTCAG GGGCAAAGTACTACTGATTCCACGGGTAGCAATCCGGACGCTACGCTACCCAGGGGAGTCGCGAAATCAGCCATCGTGCCTAAACCAGTGCCGTCACCCTCCCTGCAGAAACCATCGCTACCACCCAAGAAGCTGAACTTGACGAGCAGCGCGAGCGTGGCGCGGGCACAGAGTATGAGGCTACCGCGTTCGTCACCGATGCTGGCGCCCACGCCGTCATTCTTGCACCAGTCGCAGGATTGTCTGAACGAGACGACAACCATGCCACAACCTGCGAGAACCACGAATCGAGTCCTCAGGCCTCCCGTGACGAGACCGCCATCTCCGCCAACGTCGCGGGCGACGAATACGATGCCAACGACGAGACTGCCGTCTCCGCCGACTCCGCGAACCAGTTCCACGTTCGCGACGAGGGCACCATCTCCACCGGTCTCACGGATGGGATATACCGCACCCATGCCTGTGATGAGAGcggcgccgccgccaccgtcgaGAGTTGCAGTTAGCGCACCGTGTataccaccgccaccacctccGCTGCCGCATCGTCCTACGCTCACGCATCAGAGACTggcgccgccaccaccacctccACCGACGCCTCCTACCAGGAGTCTGTCGGTGCGTAATGGTAGTCAGGCGACATCGAGTTCCGTCGATCTGGAAATGCGATTCACCGAGATGTTCCATCCCATATCGAGCTTTCCACCGCCGGAACCGTTTAGGGGTTTCGTTAAAGTCTACAGCAGCAGGAACG CAGCAAAGCAACAAGCTCCAGCTCCACCTCTTCAACCATCTTCTACCCCTAACACAGTGCATTCATTAAATACTTCGTCTGGGAATAAACAGTGGCAACACAATGCGACATCTTTGGCATATTGA
- the LOC105275258 gene encoding WAS/WASL-interacting protein family member 1 isoform X2 → MSVPPPPPPPQATTSGPPAGDDRNLLLQSIRAGKTLRKTVTVDKSTPAIPGRVKAESASPLLSTNFRSNNSSVAGSSSSNGGPVPLGGLFAGGMPKLKPTGLRGNMTEKEGQSVNNSSFLHLSPGSSSHSTKRGPPPVPPPAAQKPHMYSQGQSTTDSTGSNPDATLPRGVAKSAIVPKPVPSPSLQKPSLPPKKLNLTSSASVARAQSMRLPRSSPMLAPTPSFLHQSQDCLNETTTMPQPARTTNRVLRPPVTRPPSPPTSRATNTMPTTRLPSPPTPRTSSTFATRAPSPPVSRMGYTAPMPVMRAAPPPPSRVAVSAPCIPPPPPPLPHRPTLTHQRLAPPPPPPPTPPTRSLSVRNGSQATSSSVDLEMRFTEMFHPISSFPPPEPFRGFVKVYSSRNAAKQQAPAPPLQPSSTPNTVHSLNTSSGNKQWQHNATSLAY, encoded by the exons ATGTCTGTGCCACCTCCACCACCACCTCCGCAGGCTACTACTTCAGGCCCACCAGCGGGGGATGACAGAAATTTACTGCTGCAGTCTATAAGAGCGGGCAAAACTCTAAGAAAGACAGTTACCGTAGACAAAAGCACACCCGCTATCCCTG GGAGAGTGAAAGCTGAATCTGCGAGCCCTTTGTTAAGTACCAATTTTAGAAGTAATAATTCCAGTGTGGCAGGTAGCAGCTCCAGTAATGGAGGACCTGTACCATTGGGTGGTTTATTCGCGGGTGGTATGCCGAAATTGAAACCCACAGGGTTAAGAGGAAACATGACCGAAAAGGAGGGACAAAGTGTAAATAATTCTAGTTTTCTTCACTTGTCACCTGGATCGTCATCTCACAGTACAAAACGTGGTCCACCTCCGGTACCTCCACCAGCAGCGCAAAAACCGCACATGTATAGTCAG GGGCAAAGTACTACTGATTCCACGGGTAGCAATCCGGACGCTACGCTACCCAGGGGAGTCGCGAAATCAGCCATCGTGCCTAAACCAGTGCCGTCACCCTCCCTGCAGAAACCATCGCTACCACCCAAGAAGCTGAACTTGACGAGCAGCGCGAGCGTGGCGCGGGCACAGAGTATGAGGCTACCGCGTTCGTCACCGATGCTGGCGCCCACGCCGTCATTCTTGCACCAGTCGCAGGATTGTCTGAACGAGACGACAACCATGCCACAACCTGCGAGAACCACGAATCGAGTCCTCAGGCCTCCCGTGACGAGACCGCCATCTCCGCCAACGTCGCGGGCGACGAATACGATGCCAACGACGAGACTGCCGTCTCCGCCGACTCCGCGAACCAGTTCCACGTTCGCGACGAGGGCACCATCTCCACCGGTCTCACGGATGGGATATACCGCACCCATGCCTGTGATGAGAGcggcgccgccgccaccgtcgaGAGTTGCAGTTAGCGCACCGTGTataccaccgccaccacctccGCTGCCGCATCGTCCTACGCTCACGCATCAGAGACTggcgccgccaccaccacctccACCGACGCCTCCTACCAGGAGTCTGTCGGTGCGTAATGGTAGTCAGGCGACATCGAGTTCCGTCGATCTGGAAATGCGATTCACCGAGATGTTCCATCCCATATCGAGCTTTCCACCGCCGGAACCGTTTAGGGGTTTCGTTAAAGTCTACAGCAGCAGGAACG CAGCAAAGCAACAAGCTCCAGCTCCACCTCTTCAACCATCTTCTACCCCTAACACAGTGCATTCATTAAATACTTCGTCTGGGAATAAACAGTGGCAACACAATGCGACATCTTTGGCATATTGA
- the LOC105275259 gene encoding 60S ribosomal protein L32 — MSIRPVYRPKIVKKRTKKFIRHQSDRYDKLKRNWRKPKGIDNRVRRRFKGQYLMPNIGYGSNKKTRHMLPTGFRKVLVHNVKELEVLMMQNRKFCAEIAHAVSSKKRKAIVERAQQLSIRVTNASARLRSEENE, encoded by the exons ATGTCCATTCGACCGGTCTATCGACCAAAGATCGTGAAGAAGAGGACGAAAAAGTTCATCAGGCATCAAAGCGATAGATATGATAAACTCAAG cGCAACTGGCGTAAACCGAAAGGTATTGATAATAGAGTTCGTAGGCGTTTTAAGGGCCAATATTTGATGCCTAACATTGGTTATGGTAGTAACAAGAAGACACGTCATATGCTACCAACTGGCTTCCGCAAGGTCCTCGTACATAATGTCAAg GAACTAGAAGTCCTCATGATGCAGAACCGTAAGTTTTGTGCAGAAATCGCACATGCAGTTAGCAGTAAAAAGAGGAAGGCCATCGTTGAACGTGCTCAACAACTTTCCATACGTGTGACGAATGCCAGTGCACGCTTGCGTTCGGAAGAAAATGAGTAA